From the genome of Psychroserpens ponticola, one region includes:
- a CDS encoding T9SS type A sorting domain-containing protein, whose product MKQLLLLFLLAPFMLQAQWTQVGSDIDGEVINDTSGFEISLNNEGNIVAIGSYRNDDGGSDAGQVRVYQNNSGSWTQLGNDIEGQSDNDNLGFSVSLNGTGSIVAVSSPGNSDGAPFAGQVKVLQYDGTDWVQLGSDINGSGNVNNFGSSISLNNDGTVLAIGEIGNDTNGNNSGSASIYNFDGTNWIQMGQNIIGEASGDQFGRTTSLSADGSIVAVGAIENDGLVNNGGHARVFQFNGTDWLQLGNDIDGDTNNGYAGYALSLSSNGQILAVGAVNDDDGGLNSGSVTVYEFNGTDWNLKGTKVLGEAVSLQSGYSTSLNGDGSILAIGDIGSNGYAGQARIFQFNGTDWVQIGAGILGEATNDQSGYSICLNDSGSMVAIGAINNDGNGSNSGHVRVFNEPSLTTKDFTFEGFNLYPNPSSDYVYIQFHKLFESISVQVFDISGKYVIQQKNRELSAIKLDVTHLKPGLYLVNIKTELVNKTVKLIIK is encoded by the coding sequence ATGAAACAATTACTACTTTTATTTTTATTAGCTCCTTTTATGTTACAAGCTCAATGGACTCAGGTTGGAAGTGACATTGATGGAGAAGTTATAAATGACACTTCAGGATTTGAAATTAGTCTTAACAACGAAGGAAATATAGTTGCCATAGGTTCCTATAGAAATGATGATGGCGGAAGTGATGCTGGACAAGTTAGAGTATATCAAAACAACTCTGGAAGCTGGACACAATTAGGAAACGATATTGAAGGTCAGTCTGATAACGATAATTTAGGCTTTTCAGTAAGTCTAAATGGAACAGGAAGCATAGTTGCTGTTTCATCTCCTGGAAACTCTGATGGAGCTCCATTTGCTGGACAGGTTAAAGTATTACAGTATGATGGTACAGATTGGGTTCAATTGGGTAGCGATATTAATGGCAGTGGGAATGTAAATAATTTTGGATCATCTATAAGTTTAAATAATGACGGAACTGTTTTGGCTATAGGAGAAATAGGCAATGATACAAATGGTAACAATTCTGGATCAGCAAGTATCTATAATTTTGATGGAACCAATTGGATACAAATGGGACAAAATATTATTGGTGAAGCTTCTGGTGACCAGTTTGGAAGAACCACTAGTTTAAGCGCAGATGGATCTATTGTTGCTGTTGGAGCGATTGAGAATGATGGACTAGTAAATAATGGAGGACATGCAAGGGTTTTTCAATTTAATGGAACAGATTGGCTACAATTAGGAAATGATATTGATGGTGATACTAACAATGGTTATGCAGGATATGCTTTAAGTTTAAGCTCTAATGGACAAATTTTAGCCGTAGGAGCAGTAAATGATGATGATGGTGGATTAAACTCAGGAAGTGTAACTGTTTATGAGTTTAACGGAACAGATTGGAATTTGAAAGGAACAAAAGTTTTAGGAGAAGCTGTTTCTCTTCAGTCAGGCTATTCTACTAGTTTAAATGGAGATGGGTCAATTTTAGCTATAGGTGATATTGGATCTAATGGTTATGCTGGTCAAGCAAGAATTTTTCAATTTAATGGAACGGATTGGGTGCAAATTGGAGCTGGAATTTTAGGTGAAGCTACTAATGACCAATCAGGTTATTCTATTTGTTTAAATGATAGTGGCTCTATGGTCGCAATAGGAGCTATTAATAATGATGGAAATGGTTCAAATTCAGGACATGTTAGAGTGTTTAATGAACCGTCGTTAACTACTAAAGATTTTACTTTTGAAGGCTTTAATTTATATCCTAATCCTAGTAGTGATTATGTTTATATTCAATTCCATAAATTATTTGAAAGCATATCTGTTCAAGTTTTTGATATTTCAGGAAAATATGTAATTCAACAAAAGAATAGAGAGTTGAGTGCTATTAAATTAGATGTTACTCATTTGAAACCTGGACTTTATCTTGTAAATATTAAGACGGAATTAGTCAATAAAACCGTAAAACTAATTATAAAGTAA
- a CDS encoding SPFH domain-containing protein, translating into MGQFILIPIIFFGLIILISSFFVVKQQTAAVIERFGRFNSIRQSGLQIKIPLVDRIAGKLSLKIQQLDVIIETKTLDDVFVRLKVSVQYKVIRDKVYDAFYKLDYPHDQITSYVFDVVRAEVPKMKLDDVFVRKDDVAIAVKTELNDAMADYGYDIIKTLVTDIDPDAQVKAAMNRINAADREKTAAQFEGDAARILIVEKAKAEAESKRLQGQGIADQRREIARGLEESVEVLNKVGINSQEASALIVVTQHYDTLQSIGQETNSNLILLPNSPQAGSQMLNDMVASFTASNQIGEAMKNSRKKKEE; encoded by the coding sequence ATGGGTCAATTTATTTTAATTCCAATTATATTTTTCGGCTTAATCATATTGATTTCGTCATTTTTCGTTGTTAAACAACAAACAGCAGCTGTCATTGAGCGATTTGGTCGTTTTAATAGTATTAGGCAGTCTGGATTGCAAATCAAAATACCTTTAGTAGATCGTATTGCTGGTAAATTAAGTTTAAAAATTCAGCAATTAGATGTGATTATAGAAACAAAAACTCTAGACGATGTATTTGTGCGTTTAAAAGTATCTGTTCAATATAAAGTGATTAGAGATAAAGTGTATGATGCTTTTTATAAGTTAGATTATCCGCATGACCAAATTACTTCTTATGTGTTTGATGTGGTACGTGCTGAAGTGCCTAAAATGAAATTAGATGACGTCTTTGTTCGTAAAGATGATGTTGCAATAGCTGTGAAAACAGAATTGAACGATGCTATGGCAGACTATGGTTATGACATTATTAAAACCTTAGTAACAGATATTGATCCTGATGCTCAGGTTAAAGCAGCTATGAATAGAATTAATGCTGCAGATCGTGAAAAAACAGCTGCACAATTTGAAGGTGATGCTGCTCGTATCTTAATCGTAGAAAAAGCAAAAGCAGAAGCAGAAAGCAAGCGACTACAAGGACAAGGTATTGCAGATCAACGTCGTGAGATTGCTCGTGGTTTAGAGGAGTCTGTTGAAGTATTAAATAAAGTGGGTATCAACTCTCAAGAAGCTTCTGCGCTTATTGTTGTAACACAACATTATGATACTTTACAATCAATTGGACAAGAAACCAATAGTAACTTAATATTATTACCAAATTCACCTCAAGCTGGAAGTCAGATGCTAAATGATATGGTTGCTAGTTTTACAGCGAGTAATCAAATTGGTGAGGCGATGAAAAATTCAAGAAAGAAAAAAGAAGAGTAG
- a CDS encoding GNAT family N-acetyltransferase, producing MTHFKLYHSTTDLPQSWDNLPIQDTFLKTPFLKALESSSPANISTYFLGVFNSEDLVGIAIIQRVEMYFDDVFRETSNPFFKRCGKMLISKIVKGNALIVGNLMHTGQHGMYFNSESTSQDVFLDQISQGLKTLSKTIKDEFGKKIRIIAFKDYFKNDSFHSSKGFFRKEKLYKAQAQPNMIFDIKQEWSSPEDYISNFNKKYRRRYKTARKKSESIECKEFNLDDVSGFSEEIYELYENVSNNAGVNSFKLHKNHFYQLKNELKDNFKIYGYFLGEQLIGFYTVIKNYDKLETYFLGYNQELQHQHQMYLNMLFDMASFGIEQQFKQVVFARTAMEIKSSIGAKPYDMYIYLKHTNNIIANTVLKLVVKYANPVRDWDERHPFS from the coding sequence TTGACGCACTTTAAATTATATCATTCTACAACAGATTTACCTCAATCTTGGGACAATCTCCCTATTCAAGATACGTTTTTAAAAACTCCCTTTTTAAAAGCTTTAGAGTCCTCAAGTCCTGCTAATATATCAACCTATTTTTTAGGTGTATTTAATTCTGAAGATTTAGTTGGAATTGCCATAATTCAACGTGTCGAAATGTACTTTGATGATGTGTTTAGAGAAACTTCTAATCCGTTTTTTAAACGTTGTGGAAAGATGCTCATTTCAAAAATTGTTAAAGGCAATGCTTTAATAGTAGGAAACCTTATGCATACAGGACAGCATGGCATGTATTTTAATTCTGAAAGCACCTCACAAGATGTGTTTTTAGATCAAATTTCTCAAGGATTAAAAACACTTTCAAAAACAATTAAGGATGAATTCGGTAAAAAAATAAGAATTATAGCGTTTAAAGATTACTTTAAAAACGATTCATTTCACTCTAGTAAAGGTTTTTTTAGAAAAGAAAAATTATATAAAGCCCAAGCACAACCAAATATGATTTTTGATATAAAACAAGAGTGGTCTTCACCTGAAGATTATATTTCAAATTTCAATAAAAAATACCGAAGACGATACAAAACTGCTCGTAAAAAAAGTGAAAGTATTGAATGTAAAGAGTTCAATTTAGATGACGTTAGTGGTTTTTCAGAGGAGATTTATGAGCTTTATGAAAATGTGTCTAATAATGCAGGAGTAAATTCATTTAAGCTTCATAAAAATCATTTTTATCAACTCAAAAATGAACTTAAAGATAACTTCAAAATATATGGCTATTTTTTAGGTGAACAACTCATTGGGTTCTATACTGTCATCAAAAATTACGATAAACTTGAGACTTATTTTTTGGGTTATAATCAAGAGCTGCAACACCAACATCAAATGTATTTAAACATGTTGTTTGATATGGCTTCTTTCGGAATTGAACAGCAATTCAAACAAGTTGTTTTTGCAAGAACAGCAATGGAAATCAAAAGTTCAATTGGAGCCAAACCTTATGATATGTATATTTATTTAAAGCACACTAATAATATTATTGCGAATACAGTTTTAAAATTGGTTGTGAAATACGCAAATCCAGTTAGAGATTGGGATGAGAGACATCCTTTTTCATAA
- a CDS encoding porin family protein: MQKKQFIVLVVFCIAFVTISTAQHKTYTIKNGIGLVGGLTQYDITTDNFKTKSGSGFLGGMIATVDIPHKWFTVSYGLQFSQNSIEIEGRSGLLSKDVELLEYDLMAIQLAFMLHVKLLSDNITLDVGPQLQYNGQLDLKNSNQEAFLINGYDALLAEDISDISPFNVNGVVGASAGIGNFKLRATYSYGFTNIFRKLNDDDNLATTPLSEKFEGNQTMLAFALMITF; this comes from the coding sequence ATGCAAAAGAAGCAGTTTATAGTATTAGTAGTGTTTTGTATAGCTTTTGTTACAATTTCAACAGCTCAACATAAAACATACACCATAAAAAACGGTATTGGACTTGTTGGAGGACTAACTCAATATGATATTACAACAGATAATTTTAAGACGAAAAGCGGTTCTGGTTTTCTTGGCGGAATGATTGCTACAGTTGATATTCCTCATAAATGGTTTACTGTGAGTTATGGTTTGCAATTTTCTCAAAATTCAATTGAAATTGAAGGCCGATCAGGTCTATTGTCTAAAGATGTTGAACTTTTAGAATATGATTTAATGGCCATACAATTAGCATTTATGCTTCACGTGAAACTATTAAGCGATAATATCACGCTAGATGTAGGACCTCAATTGCAATATAATGGTCAGCTTGATCTCAAAAATAGCAACCAAGAAGCATTTTTAATTAATGGGTATGACGCATTATTAGCTGAAGATATAAGTGATATTTCTCCCTTTAATGTGAATGGTGTCGTAGGTGCATCTGCAGGAATAGGGAATTTTAAACTAAGAGCGACCTATAGTTACGGGTTTACAAATATTTTTAGAAAACTTAATGACGACGATAATTTAGCAACCACACCTTTATCTGAAAAATTTGAAGGAAATCAAACCATGCTGGCTTTTGCTTTGATGATTACGTTTTAA
- a CDS encoding DUF4175 family protein: MLNNFKTIQSKLEQFIRRYYTNELVKGAILFFAIGLLYLIVTLLIEYFLWLNPTARTILFWVFISVELALFTKFIAFPIAKLFKLQKGINYEEASHIIGNHFPEVNDKLLNVLQLNLNNSQSELLEASIEQKSSELSPIPFKLAINFNKNTKYLKYAAIPIAILLISYFTGKINWFSDSYERVVNYQTAYEPPAPFQFFVTNEDMNAIENKEFKLIVNTAGDVVPENAQIHYNGQSYFLQQSAPGQFEYLFPQLKDGFSFNLSANDVRSKDYIINVTKVPTLVNFEMFLDYPAYTLKKDEVLKSTGNSTIPEGTNVTWKVSTRSTDEVALYSKDTINFKNLTEGNFEASKRIFNNTDYSISTSNSNLKDYENLAFSLNVIKDSYPELNLKMEKDSLDNQTLYFFGQVSDDYGLSKLQLVYYPSTNPSDKSFEKIPVSKSNFDEFVSAFPNQLNLTDGVDYEFYFQVFDNDAIHNYKSTKSTVYSYRKLTQEEEEQKQLQEQNETIKDIGKTFEKLKEQDKQLEEFSKTQKEKEELNFNDKKKFENFLKRQKEQEQLMQNFNKKLKENLEEFQKENEEKDQFKEDLKQRLEENEEQLKKDEKLLEELEKMQEKIQKEEFSQKLEELAKQNKNKERSLKQLLELTKRFYVAKKIEKLQKELEELAEEQENISEESEENNTKEEQEKLNKKFEDFQKEMDALQKENKELKKPMELPQDKPTEESIKQDQQEATDALEQKEQEKQESGDQGEPGEKQESQPQDSQQKAKRKQKQAAKKMKEMSGEMSQMMQMSGGDQAQEDATMLRQVLDNLVLFSFDQEHLMDQFKSIEINHNEYGKFLRKQSNLREHFEHIDDSLFALSLRQPKISERVNGQITEVFFNIDKSLGQLSENRLYQGVAAQQYTITATNELASFLSDVLDNMNAQMNPSMGQGGGDMQLPDIIMSQEQLNEMMKDGMKKSEQGKPKEGEGEKEGEKEGEKEGDSKKGKKGEKGENGENGEGGENGNSQGEGEGSNEDLNGELYRIYQQQQQLRQALENKLGELGKQGQGEKLLKDMEDVELDLINKGFTNQTLQKMMDLQHQLLKMENATFMQGEDNKRKSETDNTTYKNTTSNKLPKAKEYFNTTEILNRQALPLQDVYKKKVQEYFKKTNDQL, translated from the coding sequence ATGTTGAATAATTTCAAGACCATACAATCTAAATTAGAGCAATTTATTAGAAGATATTACACTAATGAGTTGGTTAAAGGCGCAATCTTATTTTTTGCCATTGGATTATTGTATTTGATTGTCACCTTGTTAATTGAGTATTTTTTATGGCTCAACCCAACGGCTAGAACCATTCTTTTTTGGGTGTTTATTAGCGTTGAATTGGCTTTATTTACTAAGTTTATTGCATTTCCAATAGCGAAATTATTCAAGCTTCAAAAAGGCATTAATTATGAAGAAGCGTCGCATATTATCGGAAACCACTTTCCAGAAGTCAACGATAAACTACTTAATGTACTTCAGTTAAATCTTAATAATTCACAATCCGAACTTCTTGAAGCTAGTATTGAGCAGAAATCGTCTGAATTAAGTCCGATTCCATTCAAATTAGCCATTAATTTTAATAAAAACACCAAGTATTTAAAATATGCAGCCATTCCTATTGCAATTTTATTAATCTCCTATTTTACTGGTAAAATAAACTGGTTTAGTGATAGTTATGAGCGTGTTGTGAATTATCAAACCGCTTACGAACCACCAGCTCCTTTTCAGTTTTTTGTGACTAATGAAGACATGAATGCCATTGAAAACAAAGAATTTAAACTTATTGTTAATACTGCTGGTGATGTTGTTCCGGAAAATGCTCAAATTCATTATAACGGACAATCGTATTTCTTACAACAGTCAGCTCCAGGACAATTTGAATACCTATTTCCTCAATTAAAAGATGGGTTTAGTTTTAATTTGTCTGCTAACGATGTGCGTTCAAAAGATTATATTATTAATGTCACTAAAGTACCAACCTTAGTGAATTTTGAAATGTTTTTAGATTATCCAGCCTATACTCTAAAGAAAGATGAGGTTTTAAAAAGTACAGGGAATTCAACAATTCCTGAAGGCACAAATGTGACTTGGAAAGTATCAACGCGTTCTACTGATGAGGTTGCTTTGTATTCTAAAGACACTATTAATTTTAAAAACTTAACCGAAGGTAATTTTGAAGCTTCAAAACGAATTTTTAATAATACAGATTACAGTATTAGCACTAGTAATTCGAACCTAAAAGACTATGAAAATTTAGCATTCTCATTAAATGTTATTAAAGATAGTTATCCTGAACTTAATCTAAAAATGGAAAAAGACTCTTTAGATAATCAAACACTGTATTTCTTCGGACAAGTAAGTGATGATTATGGATTGAGTAAATTGCAATTAGTATATTACCCTTCAACAAACCCAAGTGATAAATCTTTTGAAAAAATACCAGTATCAAAATCTAATTTTGATGAGTTTGTCAGTGCATTTCCAAACCAATTAAATTTGACCGATGGAGTTGATTATGAGTTCTATTTTCAGGTGTTTGACAATGATGCCATTCATAATTATAAAAGCACCAAAAGTACCGTTTATAGCTACAGAAAACTGACTCAAGAAGAAGAAGAACAGAAGCAACTTCAAGAGCAAAATGAAACTATAAAAGATATTGGCAAAACATTTGAGAAACTCAAAGAACAAGATAAACAACTGGAAGAGTTTTCTAAAACTCAAAAAGAAAAAGAAGAGCTCAATTTTAATGATAAAAAGAAGTTTGAAAATTTCTTAAAGCGTCAAAAGGAGCAAGAACAACTCATGCAAAACTTCAATAAAAAATTGAAAGAAAACCTTGAGGAGTTTCAAAAAGAAAATGAAGAGAAAGATCAGTTTAAAGAAGATTTGAAGCAACGTCTTGAAGAAAATGAAGAGCAACTCAAGAAAGATGAAAAACTGTTAGAAGAACTTGAAAAAATGCAAGAGAAAATTCAAAAGGAAGAGTTTTCTCAAAAACTTGAAGAATTAGCAAAACAAAACAAAAACAAAGAGCGAAGCTTAAAGCAACTTTTAGAATTAACAAAGCGTTTTTATGTCGCTAAGAAAATTGAGAAACTTCAAAAAGAACTTGAAGAGCTTGCAGAAGAACAAGAAAATATTTCAGAAGAAAGTGAAGAAAACAACACTAAGGAAGAGCAGGAGAAACTCAATAAAAAGTTTGAAGATTTTCAAAAGGAAATGGACGCACTTCAGAAAGAAAATAAAGAACTTAAAAAACCGATGGAGCTTCCTCAAGATAAACCAACAGAGGAATCAATTAAACAAGACCAACAAGAAGCAACTGATGCTTTAGAACAAAAAGAACAAGAAAAGCAAGAGTCAGGAGATCAAGGTGAGCCAGGAGAAAAGCAAGAAAGTCAACCTCAAGATTCTCAGCAAAAGGCTAAAAGGAAACAAAAACAAGCCGCTAAAAAAATGAAGGAGATGAGTGGTGAAATGTCTCAAATGATGCAAATGAGTGGTGGTGATCAAGCTCAAGAAGACGCTACAATGCTTAGACAGGTTTTAGATAATTTAGTATTATTTTCTTTTGATCAAGAACACCTAATGGATCAATTTAAGAGTATTGAAATAAACCATAATGAGTATGGAAAATTCTTAAGAAAGCAGAGCAATTTAAGAGAGCATTTTGAGCACATTGATGATAGTTTATTTGCTTTATCATTAAGGCAGCCCAAAATTTCAGAACGCGTTAATGGTCAAATTACTGAAGTGTTTTTTAATATTGATAAATCTTTGGGACAATTATCCGAAAACCGATTATATCAAGGTGTTGCAGCTCAACAATACACCATCACAGCTACCAACGAATTGGCTAGCTTTTTAAGTGATGTTCTCGATAATATGAATGCACAAATGAATCCTTCTATGGGACAAGGTGGTGGAGATATGCAGTTGCCTGATATCATTATGAGTCAAGAACAACTTAATGAGATGATGAAAGATGGAATGAAAAAAAGTGAGCAAGGAAAACCAAAAGAAGGCGAAGGTGAGAAAGAAGGCGAGAAAGAGGGTGAAAAGGAAGGTGATAGTAAGAAAGGAAAAAAGGGAGAAAAAGGCGAAAATGGTGAAAATGGAGAAGGAGGAGAAAACGGAAATTCTCAAGGAGAAGGAGAAGGTAGTAATGAAGATCTTAATGGAGAATTATACCGTATTTACCAGCAACAACAACAATTACGTCAAGCTTTAGAAAATAAATTAGGCGAACTTGGTAAACAAGGTCAAGGAGAGAAACTTTTAAAGGATATGGAAGACGTTGAGCTTGATTTAATTAATAAAGGTTTCACTAATCAAACCCTTCAAAAAATGATGGATCTACAACATCAGTTATTGAAAATGGAGAATGCCACATTCATGCAAGGAGAAGATAACAAGCGTAAATCTGAAACAGATAATACAACTTATAAAAATACCACTAGCAATAAATTACCTAAAGCAAAAGAATATTTCAACACTACTGAAATTTTAAATAGGCAAGCATTACCTTTGCAAGACGTTTATAAAAAGAAAGTCCAAGAGTATTTTAAAAAAACAAATGATCAGCTTTAA
- a CDS encoding alkane 1-monooxygenase, producing the protein MKDLKYLAAFSIPLVACIGLYFKGNLVFLTPLYGFVIIPILELLFPIDTKNLSTENRDHKSKQKTFDWLLYLNLPMVYGLVFFGIYEATTTTIETYELIGMIISIGIVLGVNGINVAHELGHRQTTNERFIGKALLLPAQYMHFYIEHNFGHHLHAATPEDPATARYNQSVYSFWFTSIFRQYFKAWQIQQKLLKNNKKSFFSVKNDMFWFVLLQIGYLLMVSFFFGIIGFLFAFCSAIVGILLLESVNYIEHYGLMRLKTASGRYERVKEIHSWNSNHVIGRIVLYELTRHSDHHYKTSKKYQVLDCHDESPQMPFGYPTSMVLAMVPPLWFRIMNKRVPKEMILVK; encoded by the coding sequence ATGAAAGATCTAAAATATCTTGCAGCATTCTCTATTCCATTAGTTGCGTGTATTGGATTGTATTTTAAAGGCAATCTGGTTTTCTTAACGCCTTTATATGGATTTGTAATCATTCCAATTCTAGAACTCCTTTTTCCTATTGATACTAAAAATCTATCAACTGAAAACAGAGACCATAAATCAAAACAAAAGACCTTTGATTGGTTATTATACTTGAATTTGCCTATGGTTTATGGATTAGTTTTCTTCGGAATATACGAAGCTACAACAACAACTATTGAAACCTACGAACTTATTGGGATGATTATTTCTATAGGCATTGTTTTAGGTGTCAATGGTATCAACGTTGCTCATGAATTAGGTCACAGACAAACCACAAACGAGCGTTTTATTGGTAAAGCCTTACTCCTACCAGCTCAATACATGCATTTTTACATCGAGCATAATTTTGGTCACCATTTGCATGCCGCAACTCCTGAGGATCCTGCAACAGCCAGATACAATCAAAGTGTCTACTCATTTTGGTTTACATCAATATTTAGGCAATATTTTAAAGCATGGCAAATTCAGCAAAAACTACTAAAAAATAACAAAAAGAGCTTCTTTTCTGTCAAAAATGACATGTTTTGGTTCGTTTTGCTTCAAATTGGGTATTTATTGATGGTATCCTTTTTCTTCGGAATCATTGGATTTCTTTTTGCTTTTTGTTCTGCTATAGTTGGTATATTGCTCTTAGAATCAGTAAATTATATCGAACATTATGGATTAATGCGCCTCAAAACAGCATCTGGTCGTTATGAACGTGTTAAAGAAATACATTCATGGAATTCTAACCACGTCATTGGGCGAATTGTGCTTTACGAATTAACAAGGCATAGCGATCATCACTACAAAACATCTAAAAAATACCAAGTATTAGATTGCCATGATGAGAGTCCGCAAATGCCCTTTGGCTATCCAACATCTATGGTTTTGGCAATGGTTCCACCTTTATGGTTTCGGATTATGAATAAACGTGTGCCGAAAGAAATGATTTTGGTTAAATAA
- the gltX gene encoding glutamate--tRNA ligase — translation MTKSVRVRFAPSPTGPLHIGGVRTALFNYLFAKKHNGTFVLRIEDTDQNRYVEGAEDYIVESLNWCGIPFDEGVGKNEKFGPYRQSERKHLYKQYADELIEKGHAYYAFDTAETLDFHRKDHEAKGKTFIYNWHNRLKLSNSLSLSEDEVNAKLEAGDDYVIRFKSPQDETLHLKDSIRGDIKIDTNVLDDKVLFKSDGMPTYHLANIVDDHLMEISHVIRGEEWLPSLALHYQLYGAFGWEAPEFAHLPLILKPTGKGKLSKRDGDKLGFPVFPLEWTDPKSGDVSRGYKEDGYFAEAMINFLSFLGWNPGTEQEIFSLDELINAFDLERVNKAGARFDPDKIKWFNHHYMQIQDNSNLAIAFKNSRNELSEIDSQYIEMVIALIKERATFVSDFWDLSHFFFIAPDAYDEKASKKALKEGTADILTKVKELVNSIEDFTVENLQNTVKSWITSNEIGFGKVMMPLRLALVGALQGPDVFDIIYMIGKTETSKRIDNLISKSSA, via the coding sequence ATGACCAAATCCGTTCGTGTGCGATTTGCACCAAGCCCAACAGGACCTTTACACATTGGAGGTGTAAGAACAGCGCTTTTTAACTATCTATTTGCTAAAAAGCATAACGGAACCTTCGTGCTTCGTATTGAAGATACAGATCAAAATCGCTATGTTGAAGGTGCAGAAGATTATATTGTTGAGTCTTTAAATTGGTGCGGAATTCCTTTTGACGAAGGTGTTGGGAAAAACGAAAAATTTGGACCATACAGGCAAAGCGAACGCAAACATTTATACAAGCAATATGCAGATGAATTGATTGAAAAAGGTCATGCTTACTATGCTTTTGATACTGCTGAAACTTTAGATTTCCATAGAAAAGATCATGAAGCAAAAGGAAAAACCTTTATTTACAATTGGCATAACCGATTGAAATTGAGTAATTCTTTATCGCTTTCTGAAGATGAAGTAAACGCAAAATTAGAAGCTGGAGACGATTATGTGATTCGATTTAAATCACCTCAAGATGAAACCTTACATCTAAAAGATAGTATTCGTGGTGATATAAAAATTGACACCAATGTTTTAGATGATAAAGTTTTATTTAAAAGTGATGGCATGCCAACCTATCATTTAGCAAATATCGTTGATGACCATTTAATGGAAATTTCACATGTGATTCGAGGAGAAGAATGGTTACCAAGTTTAGCATTACATTATCAGCTTTATGGAGCTTTTGGTTGGGAAGCACCTGAATTTGCACATTTACCATTAATTTTAAAACCAACAGGTAAGGGTAAACTAAGTAAACGTGATGGTGATAAATTAGGGTTTCCTGTGTTTCCTTTAGAATGGACAGACCCAAAATCTGGAGACGTTTCTAGAGGTTATAAAGAAGACGGTTATTTTGCTGAAGCGATGATTAACTTCTTATCATTTTTAGGCTGGAATCCTGGTACAGAGCAAGAGATTTTCAGTTTAGATGAACTTATTAATGCTTTCGATTTAGAACGTGTCAATAAAGCTGGAGCGCGTTTTGATCCAGATAAAATCAAGTGGTTTAATCATCACTATATGCAAATTCAAGATAATTCTAATTTAGCAATAGCCTTTAAAAATTCTAGAAATGAATTATCTGAAATTGATTCACAATACATTGAAATGGTAATCGCTTTAATTAAAGAGCGTGCTACGTTTGTAAGTGATTTTTGGGACTTAAGTCATTTCTTCTTTATTGCTCCTGATGCTTATGATGAAAAGGCATCAAAAAAAGCTTTAAAAGAAGGCACAGCTGATATATTAACGAAGGTCAAAGAATTAGTTAATAGTATTGAAGATTTCACAGTTGAAAACCTTCAAAATACTGTAAAAAGCTGGATTACTTCAAATGAGATTGGCTTTGGAAAAGTAATGATGCCATTGCGTTTGGCTTTAGTTGGTGCATTACAAGGTCCTGATGTTTTTGATATTATCTATATGATTGGAAAAACTGAAACATCAAAACGAATTGATAATTTGATTTCTAAGTCAAGTGCATAG
- the ybeY gene encoding rRNA maturation RNase YbeY: MISFNYETDFDLPNENEMSTWISNVIVSENCREGEINYIFCSDDYLHDINVKYLDHDTLTDIISFDYSVGKELHGDVYISIDRVKDNAVDFNVDFVEEIKRVMVHGVLHYCGYKDKSIEDKSVMRTKEDFYIKQLS; this comes from the coding sequence ATGATCAGCTTTAATTACGAAACCGATTTTGATTTGCCCAATGAAAATGAAATGTCAACATGGATTTCAAATGTTATTGTTTCTGAAAATTGTAGGGAAGGAGAAATAAATTATATTTTTTGCAGTGATGATTATTTGCATGATATCAATGTAAAATATTTAGATCATGATACCTTAACAGATATTATTAGTTTTGATTATTCAGTAGGAAAAGAACTACATGGAGATGTTTACATTTCTATTGATAGAGTGAAAGATAATGCAGTGGATTTTAACGTTGATTTTGTAGAGGAAATCAAACGGGTTATGGTTCATGGTGTTCTTCATTATTGCGGCTACAAAGACAAATCAATTGAAGATAAATCTGTCATGCGAACTAAAGAGGATTTCTACATAAAACAACTATCTTAA